A genomic segment from [Flavobacterium] thermophilum encodes:
- a CDS encoding Helix-turn-helix, with protein MTKEKLIEVPVRLRESTLQFIENIVEYENKKNRLFNKDKPYTTVEDFIAGCCIEIIRKIETYNEKIVHGFDITGEYKLKNNIKKILKEKNIKQLDLAELTGLDKSTINLIVNNRTQPTLEVFLKIWAALDFPPIEEMFYKVPE; from the coding sequence ATGACAAAAGAAAAACTGATTGAAGTACCAGTAAGATTAAGGGAATCAACATTACAATTTATTGAAAACATCGTGGAATACGAAAACAAGAAAAATCGCTTATTTAATAAAGATAAACCATATACAACTGTTGAAGATTTTATAGCTGGCTGCTGTATAGAAATCATTAGAAAAATTGAGACATACAATGAAAAAATTGTTCATGGATTTGATATTACTGGGGAGTACAAATTAAAAAACAACATCAAAAAAATTCTGAAAGAGAAAAACATAAAACAATTAGACCTTGCTGAACTAACGGGATTAGATAAATCCACCATCAATCTTATTGTCAACAATCGCACTCAACCAACATTAGAAGTTTTTCTTAAAATATGGGCTGCACTTGATTTTCCACCAATCGAAGAAATGTTTTACAAAGTGCCAGAATAG
- the xerC_2 gene encoding Tyrosine recombinase XerC — MEKIKEVTTEEWEQVNEFNRQITQEFLEQQHLSPQTLKQYESALKIFFRWVKDYCQNKPITELKPRDALRYQNYLISRNLSSNAVKFKRSAVSSLCGYIELYYADEYPLFRNIYNKKIPNPAKSLRYNKEPLTEEEFNMLIEELKKREEWQMVAYLIFTYTTGCRREESRQLLKEVVNYSKVKDPKTGEEKNYYLTHEIRCKGRGKDGKIRRFPYDDYTMEALKKWLEVRGEDDCPYMFVTKTKDGKVRQISASTFNYWCQEIFSEIVGKRVHPHLLRSSRATNLALAENKSIDAIQKLLGHESPDTTQIYIVKNSDDEIDEIF; from the coding sequence TTGGAGAAAATTAAAGAAGTTACCACTGAAGAGTGGGAACAAGTAAATGAATTCAATAGACAAATTACTCAAGAATTTCTTGAGCAACAACACCTTTCCCCTCAAACTCTTAAACAATATGAATCTGCTTTAAAAATTTTCTTTAGATGGGTAAAAGATTATTGCCAAAATAAACCTATTACTGAATTAAAACCTCGTGATGCTTTACGTTATCAAAACTATTTAATTAGTCGCAACCTATCTTCTAATGCAGTTAAATTTAAACGCTCTGCTGTTTCTTCTTTATGTGGTTATATTGAATTGTATTATGCTGATGAATATCCGTTGTTTAGAAATATTTATAATAAGAAAATTCCTAATCCAGCTAAATCATTAAGATATAATAAAGAACCATTAACTGAAGAAGAATTTAATATGTTAATTGAAGAATTAAAGAAACGTGAAGAGTGGCAAATGGTTGCTTATCTAATTTTTACATATACAACAGGCTGCCGTAGAGAAGAAAGTCGTCAATTACTAAAAGAAGTTGTGAATTATAGTAAAGTAAAAGATCCGAAAACTGGTGAAGAGAAAAATTATTATTTAACACATGAGATTCGATGCAAAGGAAGAGGCAAAGATGGGAAGATTCGGCGTTTCCCATATGATGATTATACAATGGAAGCTTTGAAAAAATGGCTTGAAGTTCGTGGCGAAGATGATTGTCCTTATATGTTTGTGACTAAAACAAAAGATGGTAAAGTAAGACAAATTTCTGCTTCTACTTTTAATTACTGGTGTCAAGAAATCTTTAGTGAGATTGTTGGTAAACGTGTCCACCCTCACCTACTCCGTTCAAGTCGTGCAACAAATTTGGCATTAGCCGAAAATAAGTCAATTGATGCTATCCAGAAATTGCTTGGACATGAATCTCCTGATACAACACAAATTTATATTGTTAAGAATAGTGATGATGAGATTGATGAAATTTTTTAG
- a CDS encoding Cell division GTPase gives MFISFLGLGQAGGNIADEAAKQGFYSASINYSERDLESLEYVNLKLKLIGSEGIGKARSEAIRLMANNWDLATTFVKENFSHSSIEIIFVPFSTAGGSGSGIAPVLLEILCQEMPDKVFVSMPIIPDSTEAYISQKNCLECFEDLSQLDICTLPIDNEKFRANSLQFGKNVFYKTVNQKVIQIIQQLEQYTEQSSKYGVFDKKDLKALFQTKGLGTIAQCNLNDLKHQTEISESDIANLIKESWHQSCFADIEYNQIISAGIIFDGEEEFMSILNHQKIFSPFNNKMPLHLFEGYYTSESNIITTVLTGLDWCHSRLKTIEEKTKEATKAMEHIKTRTIYKSNAVDILSKIKNEQPKKEKVKDISSLINKFKR, from the coding sequence ATGTTTATTTCATTCTTAGGTTTGGGGCAGGCTGGAGGAAATATTGCAGATGAAGCAGCGAAACAAGGATTTTATTCCGCTTCCATAAACTACTCTGAACGTGACCTTGAATCGCTTGAATACGTTAATCTAAAATTAAAACTCATTGGAAGCGAAGGCATTGGTAAAGCAAGAAGTGAAGCAATACGTTTAATGGCTAACAACTGGGATTTAGCTACCACATTTGTTAAAGAAAACTTCTCACATTCATCTATAGAAATCATTTTTGTTCCATTTTCAACAGCAGGGGGAAGTGGAAGTGGCATTGCACCAGTCTTATTGGAAATACTTTGTCAAGAAATGCCCGATAAAGTATTTGTCTCTATGCCAATTATTCCTGACTCCACTGAAGCTTATATATCTCAAAAGAATTGCTTAGAATGCTTTGAAGATTTATCTCAATTAGATATTTGCACATTGCCGATCGACAATGAGAAATTTCGCGCAAACTCGCTCCAGTTTGGGAAAAATGTATTTTATAAAACCGTTAATCAAAAAGTCATTCAAATCATTCAACAATTAGAACAATACACAGAACAAAGTTCAAAATATGGTGTATTTGATAAGAAAGATTTAAAAGCACTATTCCAAACTAAAGGTTTAGGTACAATAGCACAATGCAATTTAAATGATCTCAAGCATCAAACCGAAATTTCCGAATCAGACATTGCTAATCTAATCAAAGAATCATGGCATCAAAGCTGCTTCGCAGATATTGAATACAATCAAATCATTAGTGCTGGGATCATCTTTGATGGAGAAGAGGAGTTTATGAGCATTTTAAATCACCAAAAAATCTTTTCACCGTTCAATAATAAAATGCCCTTACACTTATTTGAAGGGTATTACACAAGCGAATCAAATATAATCACAACCGTATTAACTGGATTAGACTGGTGTCATTCACGTTTAAAAACAATAGAAGAAAAAACGAAAGAGGCTACAAAAGCAATGGAACATATCAAAACCCGTACTATTTATAAATCAAATGCTGTGGATATTTTAAGCAAAATCAAAAATGAGCAACCGAAAAAAGAAAAGGTAAAGGATATAAGTAGTCTTATTAATAAATTTAAACGTTAA
- the yonK gene encoding SPBc2 prophage-derived uncharacterized protein yonK encodes MAKKVHSVSLKGILDMNNVEIHEITKDGEFVYDLKKILHEFHDKQVSLVIKEENELPTKDMEE; translated from the coding sequence ATGGCTAAAAAAGTACATTCTGTTTCACTAAAGGGTATTTTAGATATGAATAACGTTGAAATTCATGAAATCACTAAAGATGGTGAATTTGTTTATGATTTAAAGAAAATTTTACATGAATTTCATGATAAACAAGTTAGTTTGGTGATTAAAGAGGAAAATGAGTTGCCTACTAAAGATATGGAAGAATAG
- the lytM gene encoding Glycyl-glycine endopeptidase lytM precursor has protein sequence MTYRITSRFLEQEPFRTRPHTGIDFAMPENTPLRSIKDGIVERVVDFGSSNIGKGVFIKWQDGKTAIYGHLSQITVKQGDIVQAGDLIGYSGNTGHSTGAHLHFAVKEGGRFIDPSPYIDFIQNMNNPSFLAKMQHASDTVTLNGTQFIQMISDTLSSIKFQFIHIFVGEVNYYTLLLQIMKKSFQFLACHTSFLYDILWSIF, from the coding sequence ATGACTTACAGAATCACATCTCGATTTCTTGAACAAGAGCCATTCAGAACAAGACCACATACGGGAATTGATTTTGCAATGCCCGAAAACACACCATTACGCTCAATAAAAGATGGTATTGTAGAACGAGTAGTTGATTTTGGTTCATCTAACATTGGTAAAGGTGTATTTATCAAATGGCAAGACGGAAAGACAGCTATTTATGGACATCTTTCTCAGATAACTGTCAAACAAGGCGATATTGTTCAAGCAGGGGATTTAATTGGCTATTCCGGCAACACTGGACATAGTACAGGCGCACACTTACATTTTGCTGTAAAAGAGGGAGGACGCTTTATTGATCCCTCCCCCTATATAGACTTTATCCAAAACATGAACAATCCTTCATTTTTAGCAAAAATGCAACATGCTTCTGATACTGTAACATTGAATGGGACACAATTTATTCAAATGATTTCCGACACCTTGTCATCAATAAAGTTTCAATTCATACACATCTTTGTAGGGGAAGTCAATTATTATACCCTCCTCTTGCAAATAATGAAGAAGTCTTTCCAGTTCCTTGCGTGTCATACCAGTTTTCTGTATGACATACTCTGGAGTATTTTCTAA
- a CDS encoding Ribbon-helix-helix domain codes for MAKKILRHRSQITSTIDPKLHEELRKLSETTDIPISKLLDRAIELLIEDFKKKGLYE; via the coding sequence ATGGCTAAGAAAATTTTAAGACATCGTTCACAAATCACATCTACAATTGATCCTAAACTTCATGAAGAATTGAGAAAGCTATCCGAAACAACAGACATTCCAATCTCTAAACTTCTAGATAGAGCCATCGAATTACTGATCGAAGACTTCAAGAAAAAAGGATTATATGAATAA
- a CDS encoding Calcineurin-like phosphoesterase superfamily domain, translating to MEYKRKPSESLDEYKIRLCRNKDLYDLRWQDISELWYEETGEQKSPDWFRKFYRYFNEGYECALKENPTNEEYIKELEEKKIEFEKAKYQYQDQRREYNKLIREQARIDHVRNTLVQEVRKLNNTKPLQWYERVVYSNSDNREALLLISDTHYGKFANNHWNQFNNDEFKRRMKVLISKTIQYSKEHRVKTLNVFILGDLIEGLLHNITRITSTEDAVSQTIHISEILSEVLCELANEFEQLKVYNCRGNHERAIQNKKEEIAKESFNDLIIWYLKARLGNVKNIQFMNNEIDDEIIVADILGYKIFGVHGHRDKVSDVVQNLTLMTKIFPDYVCMGHYHHHEENEVHGVEVIMNSSFAGTDEYTKNIRKTSKAAQKLIIFDKDEGRLCTYNIILNKKEKFYG from the coding sequence ATGGAATACAAACGCAAACCATCGGAATCACTGGATGAATATAAAATTAGATTATGTAGAAATAAAGATTTATATGATCTGCGCTGGCAAGATATAAGTGAATTGTGGTATGAAGAGACTGGAGAACAAAAATCTCCAGATTGGTTTAGAAAATTTTATCGCTACTTTAATGAAGGATATGAATGCGCCCTCAAAGAAAATCCTACCAATGAAGAATATATTAAAGAACTTGAAGAGAAAAAGATTGAATTTGAAAAAGCTAAATATCAATATCAAGATCAACGTAGAGAATATAACAAACTGATTCGTGAGCAGGCAAGAATTGACCATGTACGGAATACTCTAGTTCAAGAAGTAAGAAAACTGAATAATACAAAGCCTCTTCAGTGGTATGAAAGAGTTGTTTACTCTAACAGTGATAATCGTGAAGCGTTATTGCTTATCTCTGATACACACTATGGAAAATTTGCGAACAATCATTGGAATCAATTTAATAATGATGAATTTAAGCGTAGAATGAAAGTATTGATTAGTAAAACGATTCAATATTCAAAAGAGCATCGTGTAAAAACTTTGAATGTATTTATTCTTGGCGATTTGATCGAAGGACTTTTACATAATATCACACGGATTACAAGTACAGAAGATGCTGTTTCTCAAACTATACATATTTCTGAAATATTATCTGAAGTCTTGTGTGAGTTAGCGAATGAGTTTGAACAATTGAAAGTATATAACTGTCGTGGTAATCATGAAAGAGCGATTCAGAATAAGAAAGAGGAAATTGCAAAAGAAAGCTTTAATGATTTGATTATTTGGTATCTAAAAGCAAGATTGGGTAACGTGAAAAATATTCAATTTATGAACAATGAAATTGATGATGAAATTATTGTTGCGGATATTTTAGGTTACAAAATATTTGGGGTACATGGTCATAGAGATAAAGTTTCTGATGTTGTACAGAATTTAACGTTAATGACCAAAATATTCCCTGATTATGTATGTATGGGACATTATCATCACCATGAGGAAAATGAGGTTCATGGTGTTGAAGTAATTATGAATAGTAGTTTTGCTGGAACAGATGAATATACGAAAAATATTCGTAAAACATCTAAGGCTGCTCAAAAATTGATTATCTTTGATAAAGATGAAGGAAGATTGTGTACATATAACATAATTTTAAATAAAAAGGAGAAATTTTATGGCTGA
- the hup_2 gene encoding HB, which translates to MNKKELIKDVVEATGFPKKDVTAVVDATFDKITKALKNGDKVKLSGFGNFEVRERAARKGRNPQTGEEIEIPASKTPAFKPAKALKESLK; encoded by the coding sequence ATGAATAAAAAGGAATTGATTAAAGATGTTGTGGAAGCTACTGGATTCCCTAAGAAAGATGTGACTGCTGTAGTTGATGCTACATTTGATAAAATCACGAAGGCTCTTAAAAATGGTGATAAGGTTAAATTGTCTGGATTCGGTAATTTTGAAGTTCGTGAACGTGCTGCTCGTAAAGGAAGAAATCCACAAACGGGTGAAGAAATTGAAATTCCAGCAAGTAAAACCCCTGCTTTCAAACCTGCTAAAGCACTTAAAGAAAGTTTAAAATAA
- the ftsK gene encoding DNA translocase FtsK, with translation MLTDIKTNYKTWQIDKIDEELLMKIFNSKLTGVWGVEYNGRDLCLITPPYIRIQEAANNCTFENLPSTSYSIRLAFPTFLPLLHDQTIQLFSKLQGKPIFIQFLFKKANQNQMFNILDQYEDYLNGLDSPSYNKWIRKGQKKVISFLERFTEIEQRERILEAEEKILSCCYFFNIRLFVDEDISTIQTIFNKLSYYNEFVIEKEPNLHQLTTNRIFDNTYRQILSEHEIKALLCDEISKTIEQKQETETIEIISTHQSAIQLLPIGQKMERQLDEELIYEIPKALQKAKVIKDHKIEIIDTELGATVQRVTFKIPKGLVYSDIKRRYEDIKAAMATDLSIIQGNEPNTITFLIPCKQRDIIYLKTILENHDFIKFAEENPLPFTCGIDMYNQPVFKCLTKAPHLLIAGATNSGKSIFVNALLITLILLRSPKELKMYLIDPKKVEFTQYEGVTHVEKVVTDMTEAVNTLNFLVNEMETRYELMSKAKVKNIAGYNKQHKNKLPYIVCAIDEYNDLKMQHPEVEELIERLGQKARASGIHLIICTQRPDKEVMSGVIKTNLPSRISFRLDNSNEYKTVFGTGIPYQLLGFGDGVVKYIGQTEEFIRFQAPVITLDENEEVEFFENLKRYLKGEFVPHETVIEEPPICRLKRIIADTKETRVKELQQQMGIRTAEVAELMKQLVEEGWLEKESRGYKIIANEEELSKWKTH, from the coding sequence ATGTTAACCGATATTAAAACGAACTATAAAACTTGGCAAATAGATAAAATTGATGAAGAACTGTTAATGAAAATATTCAATTCCAAATTAACTGGTGTATGGGGTGTAGAATACAATGGGCGTGATTTATGTTTAATCACGCCCCCGTATATCCGTATTCAAGAAGCCGCTAACAATTGTACTTTTGAAAATTTACCTTCAACTAGCTATTCTATACGATTAGCATTCCCTACATTCTTACCGTTACTACACGACCAAACCATACAATTGTTTTCTAAACTACAAGGTAAACCTATATTCATACAATTTCTATTTAAAAAAGCAAACCAAAATCAAATGTTCAACATTTTAGATCAATATGAAGATTATCTAAACGGATTAGATTCACCTAGTTACAACAAATGGATACGAAAGGGGCAGAAAAAAGTCATATCTTTCTTAGAAAGGTTCACAGAAATCGAGCAAAGAGAGCGCATTTTAGAAGCCGAAGAAAAAATATTATCATGTTGTTACTTTTTCAACATCCGACTGTTTGTTGATGAAGATATATCAACAATCCAAACTATCTTCAATAAACTAAGTTATTATAATGAATTTGTTATAGAAAAAGAGCCGAATTTGCATCAACTTACTACCAATCGAATATTTGACAACACTTACAGACAAATCTTATCTGAGCATGAAATCAAAGCATTATTATGTGATGAAATCAGTAAAACAATTGAACAAAAACAAGAAACAGAAACCATTGAAATTATATCTACACATCAATCAGCTATTCAATTATTGCCGATTGGTCAAAAAATGGAGAGACAATTAGATGAAGAGTTGATTTATGAAATTCCAAAAGCATTACAAAAAGCAAAAGTAATCAAAGATCATAAAATTGAAATCATTGACACAGAACTAGGCGCAACTGTACAGCGAGTCACCTTTAAGATTCCAAAAGGATTAGTGTATTCCGACATCAAAAGACGATATGAAGACATCAAAGCAGCAATGGCAACTGATTTATCTATCATTCAAGGGAATGAACCGAATACAATTACATTCCTTATCCCTTGCAAGCAACGTGATATTATTTATCTTAAAACAATCCTTGAAAACCATGATTTTATTAAATTTGCAGAAGAAAATCCGTTACCGTTCACATGTGGAATAGATATGTATAATCAACCTGTATTCAAATGTTTAACAAAAGCCCCACATTTACTGATAGCCGGAGCAACTAACAGTGGAAAATCTATATTTGTTAATGCATTACTTATTACACTCATTTTATTACGTTCACCAAAAGAATTAAAAATGTATCTCATTGATCCAAAAAAAGTAGAATTTACTCAATATGAAGGTGTTACTCATGTTGAAAAAGTTGTAACTGATATGACTGAAGCAGTTAATACATTAAATTTCCTAGTAAATGAAATGGAAACAAGATATGAATTAATGTCTAAAGCAAAAGTAAAAAATATTGCAGGTTACAATAAACAACATAAAAATAAACTACCTTACATCGTGTGCGCTATAGATGAATACAACGATTTAAAAATGCAACATCCAGAAGTTGAAGAACTAATTGAACGTCTTGGTCAAAAAGCAAGAGCGTCAGGCATTCACCTTATTATCTGTACACAAAGACCTGATAAAGAAGTAATGAGTGGCGTAATAAAAACTAATCTTCCTTCAAGAATTTCGTTCCGTCTTGACAATTCTAATGAATATAAAACTGTATTTGGAACAGGTATCCCATATCAATTACTTGGTTTTGGTGACGGTGTAGTGAAATACATTGGTCAAACAGAAGAATTTATTCGATTCCAAGCCCCTGTCATTACATTGGATGAAAATGAAGAGGTGGAGTTTTTTGAAAACTTAAAGAGATACCTAAAAGGCGAATTCGTACCACACGAAACCGTTATTGAAGAACCACCAATCTGTCGGCTAAAACGCATAATTGCCGACACTAAAGAAACAAGGGTAAAAGAACTACAACAACAAATGGGAATACGGACGGCAGAAGTAGCTGAATTGATGAAACAATTAGTGGAAGAAGGCTGGTTAGAAAAAGAGAGCAGGGGTTATAAAATTATTGCAAATGAGGAGGAGTTAAGCAAATGGAAAACACATTAA
- the phoH gene encoding Phosphate starvation-inducible protein psiH translates to MGKYYVADTNVLLDSIEQLQGYKVVLLSHTLRELEKHKSNHNFQLAYKARKASRFIKENIDQFHFDSKDYDGSLMGSQYSKDYEDNNIIRACFENDYGLITKDVLLQFKAKSFGIEVIDLNTDLDTGYKGYKEIYLDTTKDEDNVILASLYENPENNTYNLLTNEYLIVWDLSKPTYKNGVKVGYEPIDKFKFNGHKLTKLNYKRLNNTFTGKVKPINVKQEIAFDMLQDNNIKVKSLFGNFGTGKDFLMITHAVDMLLDKSNKIEKIVWVRNNIQVADTNDIGFLPDSLEDKLKPFLAPLLDHIGGDEGLNFLGNKIEIQHLGFIRGRDIKNAIVYVTECQSNTEDHIKLLLGRVGEGSMIFFNGDTRQVDADKFKYNNGVLTLKRLAGNPLYGQVELDKVERSEVARLADLL, encoded by the coding sequence GTGGGGAAATATTATGTAGCAGATACGAATGTTCTTTTAGATTCTATTGAGCAGTTACAAGGATATAAAGTAGTCCTTCTTTCACATACACTTAGGGAATTAGAAAAACATAAATCAAACCATAACTTTCAATTAGCATATAAAGCCCGTAAAGCTAGTCGATTTATTAAAGAAAATATTGATCAGTTCCATTTTGATTCCAAAGATTATGATGGTAGCTTAATGGGTTCACAATACTCTAAGGACTATGAAGACAACAATATTATTAGGGCTTGTTTTGAAAATGATTATGGTTTAATTACTAAAGATGTATTGCTTCAATTCAAAGCTAAATCTTTTGGTATTGAAGTAATTGATTTAAACACTGATTTAGATACTGGCTATAAAGGCTATAAAGAGATTTATCTTGATACGACCAAAGATGAAGACAACGTGATTTTAGCTAGTTTATATGAAAATCCTGAAAATAATACATATAATCTTTTGACAAATGAATACTTAATTGTTTGGGATTTATCTAAACCCACATACAAAAATGGTGTAAAAGTTGGTTATGAACCGATTGATAAGTTTAAATTTAACGGTCATAAACTAACTAAATTAAATTATAAAAGATTAAATAATACATTCACAGGAAAAGTTAAACCAATTAATGTAAAACAAGAAATCGCTTTTGACATGCTTCAAGATAATAATATCAAAGTTAAATCGTTATTTGGTAATTTCGGAACAGGTAAAGATTTTTTAATGATTACTCATGCAGTTGATATGCTACTAGACAAATCTAATAAGATTGAAAAAATCGTATGGGTGCGAAATAACATTCAAGTTGCTGATACAAATGATATTGGCTTTTTACCTGATTCACTTGAGGATAAACTAAAACCATTTCTCGCTCCCCTACTCGATCATATTGGTGGAGATGAAGGTTTGAATTTCTTAGGAAATAAGATTGAAATCCAACATTTGGGATTTATTAGAGGGCGAGATATTAAAAACGCCATAGTGTATGTAACTGAGTGCCAATCTAATACAGAAGATCATATTAAGTTACTGTTGGGACGTGTTGGTGAAGGTTCAATGATTTTCTTTAATGGTGATACACGTCAAGTTGATGCGGATAAATTTAAGTATAACAATGGGGTATTAACTTTAAAAAGACTTGCTGGCAATCCATTGTACGGTCAAGTTGAATTAGATAAAGTTGAACGTTCTGAAGTTGCTAGATTGGCTGATTTGTTGTAA
- the clpP_1 gene encoding ATP-dependent Clp protease proteolytic subunit: MEKVKKSKLWDIEFETISSTPPLIDYVQYELLEDRRIYLTSDIGSDTIEYVNTLIEKFNYEDEKNSINPEEAKPIRLYINSYGGSIYDGLSIVNTILTSKTKVIGICTGYAMSMGLGIYVACHERWAMPYTNFMYHELSSSASGRAEEIKRATQEYERLQKMYDHILTSRTSLSQKKLNTVKKSANDWFFDVYEAKKYGVVHKIIGVD; encoded by the coding sequence ATGGAGAAAGTTAAAAAGTCTAAACTTTGGGATATTGAATTTGAAACAATTAGCTCTACTCCCCCACTTATTGATTATGTACAATACGAATTATTGGAAGATAGGCGTATTTATCTTACTTCTGACATTGGTTCAGACACAATTGAATATGTGAATACGTTAATTGAAAAATTTAATTATGAGGATGAAAAGAATAGTATTAATCCAGAAGAAGCCAAACCTATCCGCCTGTACATTAACTCATACGGTGGGTCTATATATGATGGGTTGTCTATTGTAAACACTATTCTTACTTCAAAGACAAAGGTTATTGGTATTTGTACGGGATACGCAATGAGCATGGGATTAGGTATTTATGTTGCATGTCATGAACGTTGGGCTATGCCGTATACGAATTTTATGTATCATGAACTCAGTTCAAGTGCTTCTGGAAGAGCTGAAGAAATTAAACGTGCCACTCAAGAATATGAACGTTTACAAAAGATGTATGACCATATTTTGACAAGTCGTACTTCATTATCACAAAAGAAATTGAATACCGTGAAGAAATCGGCAAACGATTGGTTTTTTGATGTTTATGAAGCGAAGAAATATGGTGTGGTACATAAGATTATTGGTGTTGATTAG
- a CDS encoding Terminase-like family yields MQYPNIAREIKEIKTGSNQVVVVFQNGSTIEAVVSNDNARGYRCQILVLDEFRMIKEDVYEKVLKHFLNVQRQPPYLNNPKYAHLKEENKQIFISSAWFKNHWSYEKFIDYRNAMLKGKDYFVCALPYTVSLYHGLLSRKFVEDERSHDNFDPIAWQMEMECLFFGESEKAFFKFEDLQKNRSLIKPFYPLTNVEYLENKGKRKKSTKMEGEIRLIGVDVAIMGGNDNDNTIFTCMRLLPNGDSYIKQVPYIESLNGQHSEKQAIRLKQLFEDFEADYVVMDTSGNGISLYDDCGRILYDEERDIEYPAWCAFNNDEMKNRVLDKNALPVIYSLKVVKQEVNHDIAMSLRADLEKGRIKLLINELDAKDYLTEKHGFLKKTPEEQAILLNPYIQTTILINEMINLEYEIRNGFVKLSEVGKNRKDRYSSLAYCNYYARELETKLKKKKNAVDPTKLFLFKSPTIM; encoded by the coding sequence ATGCAATATCCTAATATAGCAAGAGAAATAAAAGAAATTAAAACAGGTAGCAACCAAGTAGTTGTAGTATTTCAAAATGGAAGCACAATTGAAGCCGTAGTTTCGAACGATAATGCACGAGGATACCGATGTCAAATTTTAGTGCTTGACGAATTTCGTATGATTAAAGAAGACGTTTATGAAAAAGTTTTAAAACACTTCTTAAACGTACAACGTCAACCTCCTTACCTTAATAATCCTAAATATGCTCATTTAAAAGAAGAAAACAAACAGATATTTATTTCTAGTGCTTGGTTTAAAAATCATTGGAGCTATGAAAAATTTATTGATTATAGAAACGCCATGCTTAAAGGTAAAGATTATTTTGTTTGTGCTTTACCTTATACAGTATCTTTATATCATGGATTATTAAGTAGAAAATTTGTTGAAGATGAACGTTCTCATGATAATTTTGACCCTATCGCATGGCAAATGGAAATGGAATGTTTGTTCTTTGGGGAATCTGAAAAAGCATTTTTTAAATTTGAAGATTTACAAAAAAACAGAAGTTTAATTAAACCATTTTACCCTTTAACAAATGTAGAATATTTAGAAAATAAAGGTAAACGTAAAAAATCAACTAAAATGGAAGGCGAAATTCGTCTAATTGGTGTTGACGTTGCTATTATGGGCGGTAATGATAACGACAACACCATTTTTACTTGTATGAGATTATTACCTAATGGTGATTCATATATTAAACAAGTTCCTTATATTGAAAGTTTAAACGGTCAACACAGTGAGAAACAAGCCATAAGATTAAAACAATTATTTGAAGACTTTGAAGCAGATTATGTTGTAATGGATACATCAGGTAACGGTATATCTTTATATGATGATTGCGGTCGTATCCTTTATGATGAGGAAAGAGATATTGAATATCCTGCTTGGTGTGCATTTAATAACGATGAAATGAAAAATCGTGTTTTAGATAAAAATGCCTTGCCTGTCATCTATTCTTTAAAAGTCGTAAAACAAGAAGTAAACCATGATATTGCAATGTCTCTAAGAGCTGATTTAGAAAAAGGTCGGATTAAGTTACTCATTAATGAATTAGATGCAAAAGATTATTTAACTGAAAAACATGGATTTTTAAAGAAAACTCCAGAAGAACAAGCTATTCTATTAAATCCTTATATTCAAACAACAATTTTAATTAATGAGATGATTAACCTTGAATATGAAATTAGAAATGGATTTGTAAAATTAAGTGAAGTTGGCAAAAATAGGAAAGACCGTTACAGTAGTTTGGCTTATTGCAATTACTATGCTCGTGAATTAGAAACGAAATTAAAAAAGAAAAAGAATGCAGTTGATCCAACTAAACTATTCCTATTCAAATCCCCTACCATAATGTAA